The bacterium genomic interval AAATGGCGATCTTGGCCACCGAGCCGGTCATTGAAGCCTCGGCTATCTGGCGCATCCGCTCGTCCACCAACCCGGCCACCTGCTTGATATAGTCGCCGTTGGCGTCGCCCTTGATGCGGTATTCGGTTCCAAAGATCTCCACTTTGATCCCGTTTTTGGATACGGTCATGTTACCCTATATTTTGGTTTTTCTTTTTGTCCCTGCGGTTTCTAAGGCCCCCGGCCCCGAAAACTAGTCCTTGAGTTTTTCCAGCTTGTCTATGATCTCCGTCAGGCGCTTCTTGGCATCCTCCTGGGATTGCTGCAGTTTCTGGTTCTCGTCCTCCAGGTTGTTCTGCTGCTTTTTTTCATCCTCGATGGTCTTCAGCCTCTTGGTCAGGTGGTCTATCTTGTCCTTGAGGTCCTGGTTGTCCTTTTCCAATTTTTCCTTCTGGTTCTTCAATTCGGTGATCTTGTCAACCGCCCGGTTTATTCGTTCTTCCAATATCGCCAGGGGATCTCCGCTCATATTGATGTCCTCGCTTTTGAATTATATATTAAAAACCTGTTGGGGTATTTCAGAATTACGAATCACTGTGACCGGTGGTTGAGTGCCCCGCCTGGCTTCGATGCTTCGATACACTCAGCACAAGTACGGCTGGACATTGAGTAGTGTAAACGTATCGAAATGCCAGCCCCTCAGCCGACTGCGGGGCGTATCGAAACCACCGTCAGTCCCCGGTCATCACCGGATCCCGGCCCCGAACTTGTCCTTAAGCACTTTGACTATCTCCTGGTGCACCTGGTTGACCTCGGCGTCGTTCAGTGTCCGCTCGGGATGGCGGTAGACCAGCGAGAAAGCCAGGCTCTTTTGACCCTTTTCCACCTGATCCCCGGAGTAAAGATCGAACAGCTCCGCCCGCTCCAATGTAGCCCCGCCGGTTTTTGTGATGGCGTCCAGTATCTCCCGGCTGGTGACCGGCTGGGGAATCATGATGGCCAGGTCGCGCTTGACCGCCGGGAATTTGGGGATCTCGGAGAACTGGGTGACGTCCCCGGCCATCAGTTTAAGGATGGGCTCCAGTTCCAGCTCCGAACAGTATAGTTTTTCCTTGATGTCCCAGGCCTTAAGAACGGAAGCGTCCAGCTCTCCCGCCCAGCCGATGACCGCCCCGTCCAGCAGCAATTCCACCGAACGGCCGGGGTGCAGGAATGGTTTGGGCGTTTTGAATTCAGAGGAATAGGAGATCCCCTTGATCTTCAGGGCTTCAAACAAGACCTCCAGGGATCCCTTCAGGTCGAAGAGATCAAAGCTTCCCGGCTTCCGGTCCCAGCTCTGGCTCTCTCTTTCCCCGCAGGCCAGCATCCCCAGCTTAAGTGATTCCGACGGGGCCGGCTGGCCGGGGGCAAAGACCAGCCCGCACTCAAACAGCCTTACCCGGTTCAGCCCGTTGTTCAAATTTCTCTGCCCCGCTTCCAAAAGCCCCGGCAGCAGCATCGGCCGCAAT includes:
- a CDS encoding cell division protein ZapA, with the translated sequence MTVSKNGIKVEIFGTEYRIKGDANGDYIKQVAGLVDERMRQIAEASMTGSVAKIAILAAVNIADELLKERLARESAMDKLSERLKQAEENGQE
- the zapB gene encoding cell division protein ZapB, which gives rise to MSGDPLAILEERINRAVDKITELKNQKEKLEKDNQDLKDKIDHLTKRLKTIEDEKKQQNNLEDENQKLQQSQEDAKKRLTEIIDKLEKLKD
- a CDS encoding phenylalanine--tRNA ligase subunit beta, with protein sequence KLRPEKACSLLGADIKPERMAEILNALELKAAVSGNVINVQVPSFRADLSREADLIEEIGRIYGYDNLPSEGITPWPVPGVQRPREKAVDNIVTALVSQGFCQHYGLPLMDPSHYAKLGLARDANLVELDNPLSSDLSVLRPMLLPGLLEAGQRNLNNGLNRVRLFECGLVFAPGQPAPSESLKLGMLACGERESQSWDRKPGSFDLFDLKGSLEVLFEALKIKGISYSSEFKTPKPFLHPGRSVELLLDGAVIGWAGELDASVLKAWDIKEKLYCSELELEPILKLMAGDVTQFSEIPKFPAVKRDLAIMIPQPVTSREILDAITKTGGATLERAELFDLYSGDQVEKGQKSLAFSLVYRHPERTLNDAEVNQVHQEIVKVLKDKFGAGIR